A window of the Virgibacillus pantothenticus genome harbors these coding sequences:
- a CDS encoding DUF1850 domain-containing protein, whose translation MKALARKPWGFMLIFLASITLLITLLVPFQTALIFYKENTNRIEMFLPVEEGDPFQLIFTHSIHLTDVVEKYEITDKKTIRQTEISFEEFAIGMPSNAQGDEQFTYEDGKYHIKNINQTFDQIKLRNGKVVSENRLVWGDGAHYRVYLNDYVEPGAWFTLKVEDITLWQYLKGVEIHE comes from the coding sequence ATGAAAGCTTTAGCTAGAAAACCATGGGGTTTTATGCTTATTTTCCTCGCTAGTATTACGCTGTTAATTACTTTACTTGTTCCCTTTCAAACAGCGCTTATTTTTTATAAGGAAAATACAAATCGAATAGAAATGTTCCTTCCTGTCGAGGAGGGGGATCCGTTTCAGCTTATATTTACCCATTCCATTCATTTAACAGATGTAGTGGAAAAATATGAAATAACGGATAAAAAAACGATCCGCCAAACGGAAATCAGCTTTGAGGAATTTGCTATCGGTATGCCTTCTAATGCGCAAGGTGATGAACAATTTACTTACGAAGATGGAAAATATCATATTAAAAATATAAATCAAACGTTTGATCAAATTAAGCTTCGCAATGGAAAAGTTGTTTCTGAAAATAGACTCGTTTGGGGAGATGGCGCACACTATCGCGTTTATTTAAACGATTATGTGGAACCAGGTGCTTGGTTTACGTTAAAAGTGGAAGACATAACGCTATGGCAATACCTGAAAGGAGTGGAAATACATGAGTGA
- a CDS encoding TAXI family TRAP transporter solute-binding subunit has translation MKQSKQFLLMVTLFIFALLLTACGGDNKADSADEGGKAEGEKPEFLSLLTGGTSGTYYPLGGEMASIIKDETGIQTDPQSSNASADNVAALRDGDAQLAFVQTDVISNAIEGINSFEGEPVDNVQAIGSLYPETIQIVTTKDSGITSVEDLAGKAVSVGAPGSGTYVNAEQILEIHDMTMDDIEAQNLDFGESTGGIQDGNIDAAFITAGTPTGAVEGLQAQVDVNIVPIAQEKTDALVEKYPYYASDTVPAGTYGLEEDVQTVAVLAMLAVTDSLSEDVVYDITKAIYENSDKIAHDKGQLITKDTALDGIGIDLHPGAKKYFDEEGISASE, from the coding sequence ATGAAACAATCAAAGCAATTTTTATTAATGGTTACCTTATTTATCTTTGCGTTATTACTGACAGCATGCGGAGGGGACAATAAAGCTGACAGTGCAGATGAAGGGGGCAAGGCAGAGGGGGAAAAACCAGAATTTCTAAGCTTATTGACTGGTGGAACAAGTGGTACATATTATCCCTTGGGTGGAGAAATGGCCTCCATTATTAAAGATGAAACAGGTATTCAGACAGACCCGCAATCATCCAATGCCTCTGCTGATAATGTAGCTGCTTTAAGAGATGGAGATGCGCAATTAGCTTTTGTACAGACAGATGTTATCTCTAATGCAATTGAAGGAATAAACTCATTTGAAGGAGAGCCCGTGGATAACGTGCAAGCAATTGGCTCCCTTTATCCAGAAACCATTCAAATTGTTACAACAAAAGATTCAGGGATTACCTCAGTGGAGGATTTAGCTGGAAAAGCGGTTTCTGTTGGAGCTCCTGGGTCAGGGACGTATGTGAATGCGGAGCAGATTTTGGAAATTCATGATATGACAATGGATGATATTGAAGCGCAAAATCTTGATTTTGGAGAGTCGACTGGTGGTATTCAAGACGGAAATATTGATGCCGCATTTATTACAGCGGGCACCCCGACAGGTGCTGTTGAAGGATTACAAGCTCAAGTGGATGTAAATATTGTTCCGATTGCTCAAGAAAAGACGGATGCCTTGGTAGAAAAATATCCTTATTATGCAAGTGATACAGTTCCTGCAGGGACATATGGGCTGGAAGAGGATGTCCAGACAGTGGCCGTACTAGCGATGCTAGCTGTAACAGACAGTCTCTCCGAAGATGTTGTCTACGATATTACGAAAGCTATTTATGAAAATTCAGATAAAATCGCACATGATAAGGGTCAGCTTATAACGAAAGATACTGCTCTTGATGGGATTGGTATTGATTTACATCCAGGTGCTAAAAAATATTTTGATGAAGAAGGTATTTCAGCTTCTGAGTAA
- a CDS encoding TRAP transporter permease has product MSEEKNQLTEQEKEELLQKYDTESNTRKLAGMAAGIVFIGLLAFSIFQLYTGAFGQKTAYIQRTVHLGFALSLIFLLFPARRSGNKFRVAWYDYVLVILSIIVCSYWPLYYETLVQQIGGITEAQMIIGGMAILLVMEAARRAVGLPITVIAGLFLIYALFGRQMPGIIAHQGLSLEQLIDTMFFTTDGILGTPLQVSSTYIFLFLLFGAFLVQTGVGNYFNDLAISIAGRRTGGPAKVAIFSSALNGTISGSSVANTVTTGSYTIPMMKRLGYKPNFAGAVEAASSTGGQIMPPIMGAAAFLMIEFAGVGYWEIAQAALIPAILYFSGIWIMTHLEAKRIGLYGLPKDQIPPKKEVLKKIYLLLPIIAIVWLLFEGFSIERTALYGIGITILVSLFMKETRITPRKFITALTSGARTALGVAAATACAGIIVGVVTKTGLGVKLGNSLVDIAGAIATSADMQLLLTLFFTMITSIILGMGSPTTANYIITSTIALPAIVALNGELEVAIPLLAGHMFVFYFGIVADITPPVALAAFAATGISGGEPIRTGVNAAKLAIAAFIIPYMFVLQPELLMIDTSIVEVGWILFTAITGMIAIGAGLIGFWYVKLHWSIRLVSIAVGLLLIYPEGNTDLYGLAAFVLMLAIQLYMNRSKASGDEMEKTASG; this is encoded by the coding sequence ATGAGTGAGGAAAAAAATCAGTTAACGGAACAAGAAAAAGAAGAATTGTTACAAAAATACGATACAGAATCAAATACGAGGAAGCTTGCAGGAATGGCTGCTGGGATCGTATTCATTGGCCTGCTGGCATTTTCAATCTTTCAATTATATACAGGTGCATTTGGACAAAAAACGGCTTATATTCAACGGACTGTTCACTTAGGATTTGCACTCTCCTTAATTTTCCTTTTGTTTCCAGCGAGAAGGAGCGGAAACAAGTTCCGGGTTGCCTGGTACGATTATGTGCTTGTTATATTATCGATTATTGTTTGTAGCTATTGGCCGCTATACTATGAAACACTTGTGCAGCAAATTGGCGGTATTACAGAAGCGCAAATGATTATTGGAGGAATGGCTATATTACTCGTAATGGAGGCTGCGCGAAGAGCAGTAGGCTTGCCGATTACAGTTATAGCAGGTTTGTTTTTAATTTATGCTTTGTTTGGTAGGCAAATGCCTGGCATAATAGCCCATCAAGGATTAAGTCTAGAACAGCTTATCGATACGATGTTTTTTACGACAGATGGGATTTTAGGAACACCATTGCAAGTTTCTTCCACTTATATTTTCCTCTTTTTGTTATTTGGTGCATTTTTAGTCCAAACAGGAGTCGGGAATTATTTCAACGATTTAGCCATCTCTATTGCCGGTAGACGGACTGGGGGACCTGCGAAGGTAGCGATTTTTTCTAGTGCATTAAATGGGACAATATCTGGAAGCTCCGTTGCCAATACAGTAACGACTGGTTCCTATACCATTCCAATGATGAAACGATTAGGGTATAAACCGAATTTTGCGGGTGCTGTAGAAGCAGCCTCGTCAACAGGTGGACAGATTATGCCGCCAATTATGGGAGCGGCTGCTTTTTTAATGATTGAATTTGCTGGTGTAGGGTATTGGGAAATTGCTCAAGCTGCACTAATCCCAGCTATTTTATATTTTTCTGGTATTTGGATCATGACACATTTAGAAGCAAAACGAATTGGTTTGTACGGGCTGCCAAAGGACCAAATCCCCCCTAAGAAAGAAGTGCTTAAAAAAATTTACTTGCTCCTGCCGATTATAGCAATTGTTTGGCTGTTATTTGAGGGATTTAGCATTGAACGAACGGCGCTGTATGGAATAGGTATTACCATATTAGTTAGTTTATTTATGAAGGAAACGCGTATAACGCCGAGAAAATTCATTACCGCACTGACGTCAGGAGCACGTACAGCATTAGGCGTGGCTGCAGCCACTGCTTGCGCTGGAATTATTGTTGGTGTCGTCACAAAGACGGGGCTAGGAGTAAAGTTAGGAAATAGTTTAGTGGATATCGCAGGAGCCATCGCCACATCAGCAGATATGCAATTATTATTGACCTTGTTTTTTACGATGATTACGTCAATTATTTTAGGAATGGGTTCACCTACGACTGCGAATTATATTATAACTTCAACGATAGCTTTGCCTGCTATAGTAGCTTTAAATGGTGAATTGGAAGTTGCTATACCATTACTTGCTGGGCATATGTTTGTGTTTTATTTCGGTATTGTAGCTGATATCACTCCACCAGTCGCACTCGCTGCTTTTGCAGCTACGGGGATTTCAGGAGGAGAACCGATTCGTACCGGGGTAAATGCTGCGAAGCTGGCTATTGCTGCTTTTATTATTCCGTATATGTTTGTTTTACAGCCAGAATTATTAATGATTGATACATCGATAGTCGAGGTTGGGTGGATTTTATTTACAGCTATTACAGGTATGATCGCGATTGGCGCAGGATTGATTGGCTTTTGGTATGTAAAGCTCCACTGGTCCATTCGACTTGTAAGCATAGCAGTCGGTTTATTGTTAATTTATCCAGAAGGAAATACGGATTTATATGGATTAGCCGCCTTTGTTCTTATGTTAGCTATCCAGTTGTACATGAATCGTTCAAAAGCATCAGGTGATGAAATGGAAAAAACGGCCAGCGGTTAG
- a CDS encoding NAD(P)H-dependent flavin oxidoreductase, with the protein MNRFLTLTKVKLPIIQAGMAGGITTPELVAAVANQGALGTIGAGYMKPEALQKLIQQVKQLTDQPFAVNLFATNLQASSDDLEPMQSELNTFRERLRIEPGSKEVQVHDYMQENLEVLLTEKVPIISTAFGILANEHIEKLKNNHVILIGMATNVEEAKQLEEAGYDIVVAQGSEAGGHRGTFYIDQYPDGCNIGLVSLLCAITEQVNIPVVATGGIICKEQMEGLLKLGAEAVQIGTRFLVAEEAGTAPSYKEAILNAKAEDTVITTFFSGRPARGIVNTFINELEQKQMTALPFPIQNDCTKDIRKAAKEQGDSAYQSLWAGQGVGQIRTEATVKDIIESFIK; encoded by the coding sequence ATGAATCGTTTTCTAACATTAACTAAAGTGAAGCTACCGATTATTCAGGCGGGAATGGCTGGTGGGATTACGACACCAGAACTTGTCGCAGCAGTTGCAAATCAAGGGGCGCTAGGAACAATAGGGGCAGGCTATATGAAACCAGAAGCATTACAAAAATTAATCCAACAAGTAAAACAATTAACGGATCAACCATTTGCAGTTAATCTGTTTGCGACGAATTTACAAGCGAGTTCAGACGATTTGGAGCCAATGCAATCAGAATTAAATACCTTTCGAGAACGTTTAAGGATTGAGCCAGGAAGTAAAGAAGTGCAAGTGCATGATTATATGCAAGAGAATCTAGAAGTTTTGTTAACGGAAAAGGTTCCTATTATAAGCACGGCTTTTGGTATATTAGCAAATGAACATATCGAGAAGTTGAAAAATAATCATGTGATCTTAATTGGAATGGCAACGAATGTAGAAGAAGCAAAACAGCTTGAAGAGGCGGGATATGATATAGTCGTAGCACAAGGGAGTGAAGCTGGTGGGCATCGAGGTACATTTTATATCGATCAATATCCAGATGGGTGTAATATCGGGTTAGTATCATTGCTTTGTGCTATTACGGAACAGGTTAATATTCCTGTTGTCGCAACAGGTGGGATCATTTGTAAAGAGCAAATGGAAGGGCTACTAAAGTTGGGAGCGGAAGCTGTGCAAATTGGAACACGTTTCCTCGTTGCTGAAGAGGCCGGAACAGCGCCTTCTTATAAGGAAGCTATTCTTAATGCAAAAGCAGAAGATACAGTGATCACAACATTTTTCTCAGGCAGACCGGCAAGAGGAATTGTCAATACATTCATTAACGAACTGGAGCAAAAACAAATGACAGCTTTGCCATTTCCGATTCAAAATGACTGCACGAAGGATATAAGAAAAGCAGCCAAGGAGCAAGGTGATTCTGCTTATCAATCCTTATGGGCAGGACAAGGAGTTGGTCAAATCAGAACGGAAGCAACAGTAAAGGATATTATAGAATCATTCATAAAATAA